Genomic segment of Pochonia chlamydosporia 170 chromosome 1, whole genome shotgun sequence:
TCGAattttgtttgtttttcaCCATAACGGCGTTATTGTTTGGGTATCTGCTAGCCCTTTACGATTTGCTTCGACTCGAGACGTTGGCATGCGGCTCGACATTTCGTTCAAAGTCTGTATTTTGCTATGGGCGGTTGACGATTCCCCATGCAGGCGGCATTCAGGCATAGCATGCACCTTGCACTTGTTGGCTCTGGTTTTGCGATTATGCTGCAGCGCAGCATACTGATTACTTAGCGCCACGTACGGAAAATAGCGCTTGATTGGGGTTACGCTTGGGAAAATGGCGGCCGGCAAGGCGGTGTTCGATGATTGGGTTTTGATTCATGATTTCTGGCTATGGGTGTGATATAACTATTTGACTTTTCTCTCTAAGGTACACTTGATTGGCGTTTAAAGGTTGAAAGGCAGAAACAGAGTCCGCTCGAAATAAGCCGCAAGGTTCTTTCGGTTATACCCGGAGGAGTAGCACGCTATGGGGCTTGATGAAATGGAAAGCCTCCAAGACACACGGTGGACACAACACATAGGCTAGCTTGGTTTCTTGATAGGCGAGATCAGCTCTTTTTGTATTACGTGGCTAGTTTGAACGATGATGAGAGAGTGTGTCGCGAACAAATGTCCGAATGACATTTTGCGGAAAATGGAAACTAATTCAAGACATATTGCTTGCCCTGTTGTATTGTGATTGAGGTGTTTTGAGGGCGTTCGTTGCATGACATTCTAGACTTATACTCCCATGCTGTTCCATGAGTATATAGCATCACGCAACAATCTGCTGCGGTAGTGCTTGGTTCTGTGGACTATGCCAAGAATGAGAGATGTAATCGTTGATTTGACGTATGATGTATTTCCTCGCGAGGCACGTTCGTGAGTTTAGAAGATCTCAAGAGTATTTCCATTATCCATCTCCTACGCATGATTGCTTAACGAGTCTTGAGATGGAGTTTTGAATTCCATGCCTTCTGGGTCATTCACATGTTGTACGCCTTGAGCTGGCAAACAAGAGTCTCAACTGGTAACTAAGGATGGTGTACTTCCTTTTCGTGGCcgtttattattatttttttcATACCTGTTGCTATACTCCAGAAGTTGCTTGGCAGTGTCCAGAATCCCTTCTCAGATCATACGTGGCATCCTTCAAGGCTGTGACGTCGTCCCAATTATGCGAATGCAGCTCGTCTGTATTGATTACCTTGAGGTCGAgggttgtgcttgtgcaaTCATGGATACGGCCCAACTTCTTGTTCCTTGGGGTGCTGTGGCTCTTGTTGTGGGAGAAACTTCAAAGTTGAGCAGAAGGGGTAACTTTGTCTATTCCAAGGTGTGACCTGATGGAATCATGGCGGTTATCCGATACTGGGAAGTTTAAGTATTGTTCAAACCTGCTATGTACTCTCTCAATGGCGTAACAAACCGTCGGAGGGATTTTGCCGAACACAGTTGTTGTAGTTATACCGGCAAAGGATGCAATTAGGCAGTATCGAGGATTTATAGTCTATTTAGAGAATGGAACCAACTATCTTATCGTGAACCAGCTTTCATCTTATCATACACGGCTAACGTCTGCTCCGGGAACAATGCGCTTGCTTGAATGGTTTGCTGTAGTCGCCTTGCAAGAGTCGGTTTACACCTGTCTCTTCTTGATGCCACACTTCTTGAGACACTGCTCAACCTTGAAGATGGCACCCTGGGGGATGGCCTTCCTCACTCTATCTATATCTTCGCCAGCAATACTCTGACCAAAAGTGGCGGCAACAGCATCGTCGTTCAGAGCAAAGGTCTGAGGGGCCACCAAGCCCACACCTGGATCTTCAGATGGGAAAGACGCGACGATAAGTGCCGGCTTGCAGTCTGGATTCATTTGAGTGTGGAATGAACCCTTTGGAAACACGGTCATCATATTGGGACCCAGCTCGGTGCGAACGACTCTCTGGGTGCCATTTGCATTGACCACACCAGCCTCTGGAACCATTTCAGTATGAACTCGGCCGGAGATGACGACAAAGAGCTCCGCGGCCCGGGGATGGATGTGGAGGGAGGCCATTCCGCAAGCTATTATAGACGATTAGTGTCATTTTCCACATATGGGTTTCACTTTGCAAACGTACGCCCGATTTCTGCGATTGCCATGCTGGCTCCTGTGCCTACAAGTGCAGGAAAGGTCTTCTTGCTTGCCATGCCTGTTCCATTTTTGTTGTAGTCAAACACAAAGCTTTCGTCGTTGGGGAGAAGCGGGTATTGATCGGCCACACTGAAGTTGGTGAGCCTGATATGTCTTGTATAGCTTTGAATGTTGGTGCTTTACCTGTCTGCAATTTCTAGTTGAGCTGTTAGGCTTAACTCGGAAACAGAGCTCTTGACCTTGTTTTGGGGTGCTGCTGCGGTGGTGGAAAGGAATGCTGCAAGGGCAGTTATAGAGCAAGAAAGAGTTTTGGGaatcatgttgttggtgaaagGGACAATGAAAGATGCGTATGTGAGTGAAAGCTTGTTGCTATTCAACTTGGTATGCTGAGAATGGGAAGAAGACATATGGTCCATGATGATATGGCTCGGTTTATATACATGATCAAGTTTGTGTCGTGGACTCTATCAGCCATAGAATGAAGTCGTATAATTGAACATTTCAAATTCTAGAAAGACGTTTAGTTAACTTCGCCCCACATGAGATCTGAATACGCTTGAGGATCCTTCGATACGCTTTCCTGCCCTTGTCTGTTTGTCTGTCTGAATACGCTCACTGCTCACTGCCCTGTTTAGGTTTAGAGCTGACTGGCCATTACACCTCAACCATGTAACTAACCTTGACCTCGGCCAGATCCAAGCGTGATTCTTGCCAGAGGCTAGCTAACCTATTGAAATTAATGACCCTAGTAATTCCTGGGTTAGAGCTTTAGAGTTCCCGATCCTTTATGGCGGCTGTGCCGCTCAGCCTTTCTACTGGAACTTGCAACACAGCTGCCAATTGAGTCGCCAACATATTCAACCCTGGTCATGATAATCTTGCACGAGGCCTCTTTATTGTCCTGGATTGAAGAATTCGAGTAAATCCTTCCTCAGCTTAAACTAGCGGCAGACGGCGGGCGGATATTGTGGATGCATGACGAAAATGGAATACGCAATAATAATCTATGCGTAAAATAAACCGAAGCAATACCAACAATCTGTAAAAACATGCGTAAGTGTTAAAGCATAAAGAACTGTAATATCTCTTTACCGATGCCTTTTATCAGACTATCTGCTCCTGTGTCCGTTCCGCAGCGTCATCTTGATGTCGTGGTTGCCGAGCCATTGTAACGAGCGGCTTACAGGATTCTTGCAGCCAAGTGAAGTTGCATCGAGACAATCCTCTGGGCTATGACGAAGAAGGAACTTGACAAGTGCGGGCTACATACGTTTCTGTTTCATACCACGACATGGCATCAATTTTATAACTTTCGTGGTTGATGCTGACTTATTGATGGCTAACGCAGCGTTTACCAGCAGCTCCCACTGAGAGGTCGGGGAAGAGAATTCGACATACAATGCATGTTAGTCAGCCATTGACTATTGAATCTGGAAAAGATCTTAGCAGCATAAGCTTTCTTGTGCATCAGTTGGCTCTATGATGGCTGGGATAGCATGGACACATAGGACATCCGGCAAAAAACCAGTCAAGTCCGTGGAAGCTGGCGGAAGATGGGTTTCTTCGGTTGAGATTGGCACCAGTTATATGAGGGATCCTGTAACGGTTTTCTAGTCATCTACCCTGTTAGTTACTACTTGACAACTGGGATCTTTATCCAGTCCGTCGCCTCCTCGTGGCCGTAGCCATAGTGTCGTGACAGGCTACGCAGATTACTTACCAGCTCTTTGTATTTCTTTTCACATCCATTTATGGGAGTTTTGAGTTCCTGGTCTGTTTATGCGAATGCATTTATGTGCATATAGCAGCTCTATCCCGCAGCAAGGCGTCTCAGTATCCTGAACCAGATGGCATGTTCCGAAGCCATCCAGCGTCAAGTCGTCCAGTGAGGAGATTTTTCTCTTCCAGACAAGGTCAACTTGGGTTTCTATGCATAGTCCCGTCTTGGTCGGGAGTTTACGGGCGCTGGCACGTTTTCAAAACTTCCTGGATATATGCCGAATAGCCACAGGGTATTGGATATGTTGATAGGGCCACCTCTTATTTTGCATTAATGTACTGATTAGAATTACGAAAGTGCTGCAGAATGTTTCAGTACACCGTGGGCTAGGCGACACCAATGTTTGAGCGATTGTCACTCGACGGGTCCTGAGGTGTGCGACGATGACACAATGTTTTACAAGGTCATGCAATGCTTgctttggtgatgatggagctCTATTCtgtggtggcagaggagTGTGCTGGATAGTTTTAAGCGAAGCAACAAGATGCCAAAGATGATCGCGTTGCCCAAGTGGCCAAGTTTCCGCTGTGTCGGAATGTGATGTCATGTCCTGAAGCAGCAACTAATATAGCGTAAGTCTAGGTCTTCATTCTTATCATACAGTTGTAAGCTTGATCGTGTTGGGATGCGATGTAAGACACATGCATCTTCTGTATCATATTGCACAATACAAACCGGCCCATCTTATTATTGAGGCGACAAGAGACCCATTGAGTGCTGGTTATCTCTGATTTCAGATATCATGACGGTACAAATCGAGACGgattgatgctgctgctgtgccaCTGCATGTAGATGGCAGCAGTCAGGTGAACTTGGTAGTGTATATACAGCTAGCAGAGTGCATGAGGCAATGGTGAAACGGATGTTTGCAATGAAAACAACAAACACTGTCAGCCTGAAGTTGTgaccaagacatggagcCGTCAACAAATCGCTTCAATCGCGTGGCTTAAAATCAATACACCAGACACGTTTTGGTCGTTCACTATGAGTGCATACATCACATGGCACAATACTAAAACACCACTGGTGGGGTCTTGCTGGGtgtttacggagtacacgATTCTTTTTACGTACAATTATCTCGGAtccatggtgatggcggaTCAATTCGCGGATTCCGGGTCTGGGGTTTGTGGAGTTTTGTTAATaaaatacggagtacagtacagtactgtactgtatcTCGCGGCCTGATGCGATGTCTGGGGATGTCTGGGGATGTGGAGAACGGTATTGAACAATGAGGGCCCCCCCACAATGCAATGAGTGGGTGAGTGGATGAATTGAAACAAGAGACGACGTTCGTGATGTTCGTTGTTCGTGGCGGCGGATAGACTTGACATGACAATGCCCATCATTACGTTGGGGGCGAATAgccaccacaacaaccacaacctACAGTATGAGAAAGCCACCATTTGCCTCAATGAGAAGATTGATGCACGATTCATTCCCCATTTCGAGGTGCGGAACGAGCCACACCTTGTCCCATTGTGAAATGGCTAAACCGTCAGTGGCCGAATGCATGCTTTCCGCGGTCACTCACCCATCTGGCATCTGGGGGGGCTTGATGGCAAAAATAAccacctccatgtcccttgtCCCTTGTCCTGACGCCCAATTGGAAATGCAGAGGCAAATGCAAAATAAATGGTCAAATCTTTAATGAAGCCACCAAGCCACCATttgcctccatgtcttcCCTTCTTCCACCCCTCCCCCATTCCCCCATTCCCCCATTTCCCGCATCCTATTTCCTGTTTCCCCCAATCGCCCCCATACGGAGGGACCCGGAGAGCCCGattctgtcttgtctttgtctcgtcttgtcttttCTCGTcttttctcgtcttgtcAGGTTGATACCGGCCGGTAACACTGTGCAACACTCTATTCCGTACCCCGTATTGATACACTACCCCGGGTTCTGGTGAAAGAATGCGGGGAAGCTGAGCTGGAAGACCTAGGTAAGTAATTATGCCcgacatgaccatgaccatgttggGCTTGAGCGGATTGCATGTTCTAGAAGGCGTTTTGACAATCGACGGCTGAGCAGGTGAAGCCCAAGCTGATGTGCGTTTCTCCAGTGTCGATGGATGTTCGCCCTTTCGTCTTTTGCGAGGGTACTTGTTAAAAATGTAGAGTCATAAATGTTGGCGAGCTGTCTTTCAACCTGCATTGTAGCTTAAATCGTCTTTCGCGAGTCCATCCTTAGGTCTCTCTCTCTATGGTTACCACATGACATAGTCGAGAATAGACGTCGAGGGAAGCCAAATAATAGTTGCTATATCCTGCCATTGTCCGCAAAATCACTCGTATCGTCTGCCAGGGCTACTGTTCGTCATCAGCAAGGTAAAGCCCAATCTAACATGAACCAATATGTTACAGTACGTATAGCAGGACCCTGCGAATGCCTTGTAAACACCTTGCCATCTGCCATGTACTGTAAGAAGAATGATGATCTGTTGGGGCATTAATTGACTGGCGTTTGGGGCGTTGGCCGAGTCATGTCAATATGCTCATGAAATCTATTTCCCCTCAAAACTAGTATATCATTCGAGCCGAAGTTCCGAAGTTCCGGGATTGCATGAACCCCATCCTCattactgtactgtactgtacagtacagcacCGTATCTATTTCATTTGCATTGGGTCTCTTGGCTCAACTTTACGCAGAAGTCGTTTCAACTAGAATATGCCGCATCACGGATCTCACATCCGACACATCCTGTTTTACCCCAGTACAAGCCTGGGAAGGCGAAAAGCCTTGGCCCTCTGGAGGGCGTTTTACCCACCCCTTCATCTTTTCCGCGGTTCGTCAGGACCAGAACGAATACCAGGTTCTAGAAAAGATTTCCAGCTTCTagtttggtggctgttgcCCAGTCCGCAATACGCTCACCTCCCTGACAGATCCTGCGTGGctgtcaatcttggccaaaagTGTCAGAGGGCGTGAGAGGCCACCATTAGCACATCTGTAGCCAACCGTTCAACACTTCACAAGCCAATGGGATAGAAAAAGTCGGGGTCATCCATGTATGACAGGcaggttgaggaggatgccATGGAAAGGATAAAGCTGGTACCACAACTCCGTGTTGAGCCGAATAGACAGATGGCCTGGGTTGAATGGCACGAAAAATGCAACCGGCTGATCACAACTGACCGGAAGGACTTTGTCGTCGCGGCCAGGCGTATTTGTAGGAGGCTGTTATGGGATACTTAAACAAGACGTATAAGGAGACACGGCTTCCTTCACCATCCTGACTATCAACTCCGGCACACTAATTGTAAGCTCAGCACCGTTATCGTCAAAAAGGGCAACATTGTACTTTCATGTGAATAAGGATCAGTCGCCATCCTGTACCGCATTGGCGACGCCGATGCGAAGCGAGAAACAAACGCCAAATGGAGGCGCTCCTTGCGTCAATTGCATGGGTAGCCTATTTTGAATGCTGCATCAGACTCCAGGTTGCTTGCTGAGCTGTGGCGTCGCACCTTGGCCGCCTCTCAGTAATATAGAAGCATGATTGGGCTGGTATGCGCTACTGTCGAAAACCCTCGTCGACATGGAAACTCTCGCCCTACCATGACGtctggccatgatgatttcGTTACTTCGCATGCTGTATTAATACATTATCAGCATCTAGTTTTAGATAACGTGTCCAACCGTAAGGACTTAATACAAACAAGGTAGACCCACCTCTTGGTTTATATGACCAGCCGATATCAACAACAGCTTTTCCGTCAGTCATATCTTAACAGGCCCATAATTTTATGGGACAACAACTTTCGGTTTGGACGTCCTCTAACTAGCTTGCGACGGTTATCGCCAATCGATCCACTGGACTTGCCATTGAGGCTTGCTGTTGGAATGTTCACCTCGCTTGCATGGATAGGATGGCGTCGAGAAAAGTGAGACTAGCACCTTTACGGCTCGATGGGTCTTTGCTGAGGAGTAAGGATTGCAGACAAGGTTCAGACAAGGCcttggacaagaaggagcTTCCTGGAACAAGGAGGTTTTGAGCTGAGAGGGGAAGGTGTGGATAACGAAGCTTGTTAGAAGCTTTTTGgaacaagatcaagatggtTGTCTTGTCCTCAGCTGCACCATCGACGGCCAATGAGGTATCGAACCGCATatggccaacaccaactgCGATGCGAAAACCTAGGCAGCCTGCAGGAAAACAGCACCAGCTAAGTTATTCCTTGACTATGGAGCACACAAGTAAGCAACaaagccagcaccaacacctAGCCCCGAATTCGATCACAAACCTAATCTTGGGGGAGCAGCCTGGCCTCCGTTCTTACGcgaccagcaacaccaaacacgCGCTTAGTGTCTAGATATCCTCTCCTAATACTCCGTCGGGGgccagcaagaagaagaagacgaagacgaagttCGTATTAAACAGGAAGAATCCCCGAAGAAAAAATAAAGTTGCAAAATCATCACAGCCACAGTCAATAATTTCCGACTGGTCCGACTCCAGAAAGGGAATGTACGAGCATTCAGGCAGGGTGTAGAGGCTTGGCACCAAAGATTGTTGATTGTTGGTGAGAAGACCGCTGCCAATCCTGCGTCCGCATTGGAAGGCCATACGAAGACGACACGTCTGGTCGTTGAGATCCGTCATCCATCTGACGCCATCCGGGGTGGCTGTTTACGCTTGTGCATGGGGCTTCCAGAAGAATATCCCTCGCGCATTTGGAATGCCTGACAAGGTTTGGGTTCCCTTGAGGTTCGTATCAGGTTCACCTCTGATTACCAAGTACCCAGTTCAAACTAACAGCGTATGACTCAGTGATGGACATGTTGCTGTTCCAAATAACACCAGAAGCGCAAATGCTGCTGAGCCATGGACTTGAGAAATCCGtgacagcaccagacagcaccagacagcacatcACCAAAATACACAGAGGGCGGGCTGGACTTACACACAAGCTTGCACACATGTCCCATGCTCCTAGCCGCGGGCAATAATACGGTAGAGGCTTGCCTAAAGGATCTTTTGCTGGAaaactggtctggtggcaacaGACTTGGCATCAATTGGATGTGCGGAGacgcaaaagaaagcaaatgGTCATCGAGAAGGTCTGGAGTCTTGACtgatgcatgcatgtgtgcaaCGGGAGACGCACAGCTTGAGAATGCGGGCgccatactccgtacatcgACCAGCACAAGCCAGACAGCCAGGCGCAGCCAGGTGGTGGCCAACGGCCCCACTTGACCAACCAAAACAGGCTCTCTGTCCGTGCCTTGGAGCTGGTGCCAGTGCTAatgccattcaatgttgccaacgccaacatttgaacgTCAATGCCAGGGATCAAGTCTGgccaggttcaatgtttggcctggtttggcctggtctggtctggtctggtctggtcgggtcAATGGTCTGCGTTGGTTCCGACGTCTCCATCATTGTCGCGCCTGACGAGTATTCCGCTAGTTTGAATAAACTCGTGAGATTGGCTAGCCGATCGTGCT
This window contains:
- a CDS encoding spherulin-1B precursor (similar to Aspergillus flavus NRRL3357 XP_002376319.1), which gives rise to MDHMSSSHSQHTKLNSNKLSLTYASFIVPFTNNMIPKTLSCSITALAAFLSTTAAAPQNKVKSSVSELSLTAQLEIADSVADQYPLLPNDESFVFDYNKNGTGMASKKTFPALVGTGASMAIAEIGPCGMASLHIHPRAAELFVVISGRVHTEMVPEAGVVNANGTQRVVRTELGPNMMTVFPKGSFHTQMNPDCKPALIVASFPSEDPGVGLVAPQTFALNDDAVAATFGQSIAGEDIDRVRKAIPQGAIFKVEQCLKKCGIKKRQV